The genomic stretch GTTCATCTTCTACGAAGGCCCTCCGACTGCCAACGGGCTGCCACATCCGGGGCACGTGTTGACTCGGGCCATCAAGGATGTGGTCTTGAGGTACAAGACCATGACCGGATATCAGGTCCGGAGGAAGGGCGGATGGGACACCCACGGCCTGCCCGTGGAGCTCGAAGTAGAGAAACAGCTTGGGATCAGCGGCAAGCCAGACATCGAAAGGTACGGGGTCGAGGCGTTCGTCCGCAAGTGCAAGGAGTCTGTGTTCGTATACGAGCAGGAATGGCGCAGAATGACCGAGCGCCTCGGGTTCTGGATCGACATGGATGATCCCTACGTAACCTACCATGACTCCTATATCGAGTCAGTGTGGTGGGCTGTCAAGACGATCTGGGAGAAAGGCTTGATGTACCGCGGGCACAAAGTGGTGCCTTACTGCCCCCGGTGCGGTACGGCATTGTCGAGCCATGAGGTCGCGCAGGGCTACAGAGACGTCACTGAACCCTCTGTGTACGTCCGGTTCCGTGTGCCAGGCAGTGAGAACCTTTCGTTTCTGGTGTGGACCACCACTCCTTGGACACTTCCGTCAAATGTGGCTCTGGCGGTCTCACCAGAATTCGAGTACGCATATGTGGCTGTAGGCCGGGAGACTCTCATTCTTGCGCGGGACCTTGTTGAAACCCGCGTTCATGGGCCATACGAGGTCACCAAAGTGGTACGCGGATCAGATCTCGCTGGAATGACGTACGAACCGTTGTACCAGTTTGCCGAGGTTGACCGTCCGGCCTACCGGGTAGTCACGGGAGACTTCGTGACTCTCACCGAAGGTACCGGCATAGTCCATATAGCCCCAGCCTTCGGCGAAGATGACATGCGGGTCGGGCGCGAGAACGATCTGCCGGTGGTCCAGTTGGTGGACACCCAGGGCCGGTTCGACCCAAGGGTTGGACCTTGGGCCGGGACGTTCGTCAAGGAAGCGGATCCCCTCATCACCCAAGATCTCAAGGCGCGTGGCTTGCTGTTCGAGGAAGTTGACTACACGCACTCCTACCCGTTTTGCTGGAGGTGCGACACCCCGCTCCTCTACTACGCCAGGAGTTCGTGGTTCATCCGGATGTCTGAGCTTCGCGACCGTCTTCTTGCGAACAACAACGCAATCAACTGGTACCCGGGCCACATTCGCGAGGGAAGGTTCGGCAACTTCCTCGAGAACGTGATCGACTGGGCGGTGAGCCGGGAGAGGTACTGGGGCACTCCGATGCCGATCTGGGTATGTGGTGAGTGTGGGCACGAACACGCTGTTGGAGGCGTGGATGAGCTCAAGAAGATGGCCAGGGTGCTGCCGGCCCATCTGGAATTGCACAGGCCATACATCGACGAGGCTGTTCTCTCATGCCCCAAGTGTGGGGCGGACGCTAAGAGGGTCCCAGAGGTCATGGACTGCTGGTTCGACTCAGGGTCGATGCCCTTCGCTCAGTGGCATTACCCCTTCGAGAACGAGGATGTCTTCGCGAAGTCGTTCCCGGCGGATTTCATCACTGAGGCAGTGGACCAGACACGCGGATGGTTCTACACGCTACTTGCCGTCTCCACGTGCTTGTTCGACCGGTCTCCTTTCGAGAACTGTGTTGTCTTGGGCCTAGTCCTCGACGAGAACGGCCTGAAAATGAGCAAGAGCAAGGGCAATGTAGTGGACATCTGGAAGATCTTCGGGAATCAGGGCGCAGACGCCATGAGGTGGTACCTGTATACGGTGAATGCCCCTTGGAGCCCTACCAGGTTCTCCGCCGAAGGGATCACAGAAGTGATGAGGAAGTTCCTCGGCACACTGTGGAATGTGTATGCCTTCTACGTCCTCTACGCGAACATCGACGGCTTCGACCCGAAGGCTCACTCGGTGCCTGTGGCCCAGAGGGCCGAGATCGACCGCTGGATCATATCCAGACTAAACGGCCTCATCTCTGATGTCCGGTCCCTCATGGACCGGTACGACGTGACGGCTGCCGGACGTAAGATCGAGGAGTTCGTGGACGACCTGTCCAACTGGTACGTGCGTCGGTCCCGCAGGCGCTACTGGGGTGGCGAGATGACCCGAGACAAGGAGGCGGCCTACCTCACGCTCCAGGAGGCCTTAGTCACAGTGGCCAGGCTTCTCGCGCCGTTTACGCCGTTCGTGGCGGATGAGATTTGGAGGAACCTTGAGCAGACAGACGTCTCGGTCCACTTGACCGACTACCCTCAGGCAGACGAGGATGCGAGAGACACTGATCTCGAACGGAGGATGGCTCTCGCCCGCGACGTTGTGTACCTTGGGCGTGCAGCCAGGAACGCGGTGAAGATCAAGAACAGGCAACCACTGCCAGGGATCGTGGTCCAGGTTGTCTCCGCCCAGGATGAGCAGGATCTTGCGAGCCTATCGGGACTGGTCTTGGAGGAGCTCAACATCAAGTCCATGAGCTTCGCGCGCAACTTGTCCTCGTACGTGTCGTACAAGGTAAAGCCCAGGTTCGACCTGCTCGGCCCGAAGCACGGCAAGAAGATGCGTGACATCGCATCGGCACTGGCAGAAGCGGAACCTGAGGCCGTAGGGCGGGCGGTGGCGGGCGGAGACAGCTTTCCCCTCAAGCTCTCCGACGGGTCGGAGGTGGTCATCGAGGCTGCCGAAGTGACGGTGGAGACTCACGCGGCAGAGGGGTATCATGTCGAGACTGAGGGTGACCGGGCTATCGCCCTGGCCACGACGGTTTCTGACGAACTGCTGATGGAAGGGTTTGCCCGTGAGCTTGTGAACAAGATCCAGACCATGCGCAAGGAGGCGCAGTTTCAGATCGAGGACCGCATTCTGACCACTCTATCTGGCGGGGAGAACTCCATGCGTGCGGCTGAGCTTCACAAAGGGTACTTGATGGACGAAACCCTCTCGCTCGATCTCGTCCTGGGCGAGCCCCAAGGGGACCACGTCCAGGAATGGGATGTCAACGGCGAGAAGGTGACGATCGGTGTCCGAAAAGCGGGTTGACCTGCACTGCCACACGACCGCGTCCGACGGGACTTTCACCCCCGGAGAACTGGTGCGGGCAGCGCGAGATCGAGGACTTGCAGCCATCGGCATCACGGACCATGACTCCGTGGATGCGTTGGACGCGGGGATGGAGGAAGGCAGCCGGATCGGGGTGGAGGTCGTTCCTGGGGTCGAGATAAGCACGGACGTGGAAGACAGCGAGGTTCACATTCTCGGGTACTTCATCGATCATCACGACGAGCGACTTGGGGAGCTCCTATCCGCTCAGAGGCAGAGCAGGCGGGAGCGCGTCGGGAAGATGCTCGAGAAGCTTGCGACACTCGGAGTCAAGCTCACGTTCGACGAAGTCCTGGATGTTGCGGGCGACGGCGCGGTGGGTAGGCCCCACGTGGCCGCCGCCCTCATACGTGCGGGATACGCGACCTCCTGGGAGGACGCGTTCCTTCGCTACATAGGCAGGCGAGCCCCCGCGTATGTCAGGCGCTCGAAGCTTGGGCCCGTTGAGGCGGTCAGCGAGATCCGGGCTGCGTCTGGCGTGCCCGTAATGGCCCACCCAGGCCTGAACCACATGGATCACATCATACCTGAGTTGGTAGCCGCTGGCCTGCGAGGAATCGAGGCGATATACCCAGAGCACAGTCAAGAGCAGTGCGAGCACTATGAGAAGATCGCGCGCAAGTACGGCCTGGTGGTCACCGCAGGGTCAGACTGCCACGGGCCCAGGTCGAAGTCTGGTGTGATCCTGGGCCGTGCCACCACTGATTACTTGGCCGTAAACCAACTGAGGAGGATCCACCAGGGGATGGCTCGAGCCTAGCCCGCGCGCCCGCCTCCTCCACCGCCTCCTCCACCGCCTCCGCTGGACATGCCTCCTCCGCCGCCTGAACCGGACGAGGCTGCGGACGTGGCCATCTTCATGAGTCCATCGAAAGAAGAGGAGAGAGCCTCAAGGCTCGAAAGACCTTCACCCCCGCCGGAAGTTGCGAACCAAGTGCCAGCGAAGGCTCCGTGCTGTGTGGCGTCCGGGTAGACCACGCTGATCTGCCTGATGACTTCACGGGCTACCCCGAGGGTCACCGCGTAAACGAGGTACTCCTCCCATAAAACCAGCGATGGGACCGGCGCATCTGTAAGCGTCGAGAAGTGCAAGAGAAACCGCCGGAAAGCTTTCCACCTGGCAAGCTGGTCCGCGCCTTGCGCGCTGCGGCGGCGAATGGATGAGGAAAGCGCAGAGACCAGACCTCCAACGACCATCCCTGCCAGCGAAGCAAGCGGGATCAAACGGATTCCCAATGCCGAGACCCCCACAATCCCTATCCCGGTCAGGACTCCGGCTATTCGGCCTGTTCTTGCGCTTTCATCAAAGAAATCGTGGGCCCGTGCTGCTGTCCTCACCGACTGCTTCCACAAGGCGAGGTGGTGCTGAAACTGGCCCGGATACTCCTTTGCGTATGCCTCGATCTGTTTGAAAGTCACCGAGTTGCCATCTCCGACACAGTTAAGGATGGTACGCATGAGGATGTCCTCGTGTTCCCTGACTGACTCGTCGTTCGGGTTTACCCTGGCGATCTCGTAGTCGTATTGCATGCGTCTTCCCTTGGCCACTTGGCGTTCGGTGATGTGCAGGAAGCCTCGCCTTGCGAGGTCCGCGATGGTGGCGACCCAATCCTCCACCGAAGGGTGTCCGAACCTCCACAGAACCCCGAGAATCGCCGGGGGGTACCGCTCAGGCAGCTCTCGTAAGTAGTCTCCGCGGAACGTCGGCCGGCGCTCTTTCCCGTATGCAATCAGGAGACCTGCGAGAATTCCGAAACCCAGCGCGGCGTAGGCTGCTGCGATGGCCGGTTCTCGGTTCCGCCATGCTGCGAGCTTTACGAGCCTGAGGCGGGCCTCCTCCCGTTTCTTGTTCGCCTCCTCCGCCCACTTCGTCTCTTCAGCCAGCGCGTCTTTGAGTATGCTGGTATCTCGGACGCGGGTGGCGGACGGGACGAGCTGGGCGGGGAAGAGTATGCGTGCCTCGACGGGGGTGAATGCAGGAAGCCCCTCCACTGAGACGAGGATACTCTGCGGGCTCTCTACGGTCACTGTGCCCCACAGCGGGCCGTGGGCCCAGGCCTTTACTTCGTCTCGAGGAACCCCAGGGGGAAGAATCACCCTGATGCGGACAGAATCCGTGGGGACGTCCCAGTCAGATCCTATGAAATTCCAATACAGTTGGGCGAAATCGCTGTACCGCTCGACGGCTCCGAGAATGCGGTACCGGAAAATAAAGGTCCGGTCCTCATCCTGCGCGCTGTAGAAGAACTCCACGCTGACGGAGTCGCTGCTCCTGGTAACCTGGTATGATCCTGGAAGTTCCTGAGAAGACTGAATATACGAGCGGCCCGATTCCTCAAGCGAGAACTCCGTCAATTCCCATTCTCCGGTGGGTTGGTACCACGTGGCCCAGCTGAACGTGCCTGAAAACGAGTAGGTCCGGTGCTCTGTTACTCTCATGGACCCGTCAGACAAGACAGTGGCTTCGATGTCCACATGGCTGAACCGGTATTCCTTTGCTGAGGTGGGCCCTGCAAAAGCGGCAATAGCCAGGACTAGGAAGGCCGCGGCGATGATTATGCGCTGCGAGGAGATGCGTTGTGCTGGCATGCGGTTGATTCACCTCCCGCGATGCTGTATCCTGTTGGTGCATTTATTCTCTCGGGTGTGGCGAATGACCTGCCTATGGGCCGGGCCGGAAATGCGCAAGCGCCCCCATACGGAGGCGCCCGGAGAGTCCCATGTGGGCCGGTGTGCCCGCGAGGCTAGACCGCGCGGGTGACCTTACCGGACCGGAGGCACCTGGTGCACACCGAGATCCTTCGGGGGGTGCCGCTCACCATGGCGCGGACTCTGTGGAGGTTCGGATACCAGCGGCGCTTGGTCTTGATCTCCGAGTGGCTGACATTGTTCCCCGCAACAGGGGTCTTGCCACATATCGCACACATCCTGGACATGCGTATTCCTCCCTTGGGGGCCTTACAGGCACACCGTAAATGTTAACACAGGCGGAGAGACTACGCAAGAGCGGGGGTGAGCGGGATGAGCGGGGAGCGAGAAGGAATAACCATCCGAGGCATAGAATACACAAGAGATGGTCCCGGCCCGCACGCATTCATGAGGCAAGCACGCTTCTTCCGTGCGTTTTCATACGGTTCACACTGGAGGGTACCCGATGGGCAAAGAAATGAGCACAGCGCTCGGCCAGATCATCATAGCAGATGATGTGATCGCTGCCATTGCGGGGATGGCCGCGACTGAGTGTTATGGCCTCGTGGGGATGGCAGGTAGGAGCATTCAGGACGGCATCGCGGAGCTTCTCGGGCGCGAAAACATTGCCCGGGGAGTGGAGGTTGCCGTGGATGGCGACGAAGTCAAGGTGGACCTCTACATCATAGTCGAGTACGGTACTCGCATAACTGAGGTGGCTAACAACGTTATGGACAAAGTCAAATATGTTCTGGAGTCCATGACTGGGCTCCGGGTTTCTGAGGTCAACATCACGGTCCAGGGAGTGCGAGTGGGGGCGGGCAGAAAGGAACGACGCAGATAATGGCAGCGACACAGGCCCCCGGGCCTCGACTTCAGGCCCTGGACGGTCCCGGCCTGCTCCGAGCTTTCGCAGGCGGGGTTGCGTGGCTGGGCGAGAACAAGAACATCGTCGACTCTCTCAATGTGTTCCCGGTCCCGGATGGAGACACGGGTACCAACATGTACCTCACCCTCACCTCTGCGTTGCGCGAAGCAGAGAAGGCTGGATCGGCCGGGGTAGGACCGGTGGGCGACGCGATCGCCATGGGATCACTGATGGGCGCACGTGGGAACTCCGGCGTAATATTCTCCCAACTGATGCGGGGGTTCGCAAAACGTCTGCACGGTGCGGAGCAAGCTGACCCCGTGGAGTTCGCCGCCGCCCTGCAGGAAGCGTCAAACGTGGCGTACAAGGCGGTGATGAGGCCCGTCGAAGGGACTATCCTGACAGTGGCGAGAATGGGCGCTCGTGCAGCGCTGCATGCGGCGAGGGAAGGAAAGGACATCCTGGGGGTTCTTGATGCGGCCATCAGGCAGTCCGAGATGACCCTCGAGCGAACGCCAGATATGCTTGCTACATTGAAGGAAGCAGGCGTGGTGGACGCAGGGGGCAAAGGGTTCGTGTTCTTCCTGCTCGGGTTCGCAAGCGCCCTCCGAGGAGAACCCATGCCCCGGC from Bacillota bacterium encodes the following:
- the ileS gene encoding isoleucine--tRNA ligase, whose translation is MFKRVDASMDFPEMESRILDFWKENRVFENSVRQREGAPEFIFYEGPPTANGLPHPGHVLTRAIKDVVLRYKTMTGYQVRRKGGWDTHGLPVELEVEKQLGISGKPDIERYGVEAFVRKCKESVFVYEQEWRRMTERLGFWIDMDDPYVTYHDSYIESVWWAVKTIWEKGLMYRGHKVVPYCPRCGTALSSHEVAQGYRDVTEPSVYVRFRVPGSENLSFLVWTTTPWTLPSNVALAVSPEFEYAYVAVGRETLILARDLVETRVHGPYEVTKVVRGSDLAGMTYEPLYQFAEVDRPAYRVVTGDFVTLTEGTGIVHIAPAFGEDDMRVGRENDLPVVQLVDTQGRFDPRVGPWAGTFVKEADPLITQDLKARGLLFEEVDYTHSYPFCWRCDTPLLYYARSSWFIRMSELRDRLLANNNAINWYPGHIREGRFGNFLENVIDWAVSRERYWGTPMPIWVCGECGHEHAVGGVDELKKMARVLPAHLELHRPYIDEAVLSCPKCGADAKRVPEVMDCWFDSGSMPFAQWHYPFENEDVFAKSFPADFITEAVDQTRGWFYTLLAVSTCLFDRSPFENCVVLGLVLDENGLKMSKSKGNVVDIWKIFGNQGADAMRWYLYTVNAPWSPTRFSAEGITEVMRKFLGTLWNVYAFYVLYANIDGFDPKAHSVPVAQRAEIDRWIISRLNGLISDVRSLMDRYDVTAAGRKIEEFVDDLSNWYVRRSRRRYWGGEMTRDKEAAYLTLQEALVTVARLLAPFTPFVADEIWRNLEQTDVSVHLTDYPQADEDARDTDLERRMALARDVVYLGRAARNAVKIKNRQPLPGIVVQVVSAQDEQDLASLSGLVLEELNIKSMSFARNLSSYVSYKVKPRFDLLGPKHGKKMRDIASALAEAEPEAVGRAVAGGDSFPLKLSDGSEVVIEAAEVTVETHAAEGYHVETEGDRAIALATTVSDELLMEGFARELVNKIQTMRKEAQFQIEDRILTTLSGGENSMRAAELHKGYLMDETLSLDLVLGEPQGDHVQEWDVNGEKVTIGVRKAG
- a CDS encoding PHP domain-containing protein, which encodes MSEKRVDLHCHTTASDGTFTPGELVRAARDRGLAAIGITDHDSVDALDAGMEEGSRIGVEVVPGVEISTDVEDSEVHILGYFIDHHDERLGELLSAQRQSRRERVGKMLEKLATLGVKLTFDEVLDVAGDGAVGRPHVAAALIRAGYATSWEDAFLRYIGRRAPAYVRRSKLGPVEAVSEIRAASGVPVMAHPGLNHMDHIIPELVAAGLRGIEAIYPEHSQEQCEHYEKIARKYGLVVTAGSDCHGPRSKSGVILGRATTDYLAVNQLRRIHQGMARA
- a CDS encoding DUF2207 domain-containing protein, yielding MPAQRISSQRIIIAAAFLVLAIAAFAGPTSAKEYRFSHVDIEATVLSDGSMRVTEHRTYSFSGTFSWATWYQPTGEWELTEFSLEESGRSYIQSSQELPGSYQVTRSSDSVSVEFFYSAQDEDRTFIFRYRILGAVERYSDFAQLYWNFIGSDWDVPTDSVRIRVILPPGVPRDEVKAWAHGPLWGTVTVESPQSILVSVEGLPAFTPVEARILFPAQLVPSATRVRDTSILKDALAEETKWAEEANKKREEARLRLVKLAAWRNREPAIAAAYAALGFGILAGLLIAYGKERRPTFRGDYLRELPERYPPAILGVLWRFGHPSVEDWVATIADLARRGFLHITERQVAKGRRMQYDYEIARVNPNDESVREHEDILMRTILNCVGDGNSVTFKQIEAYAKEYPGQFQHHLALWKQSVRTAARAHDFFDESARTGRIAGVLTGIGIVGVSALGIRLIPLASLAGMVVGGLVSALSSSIRRRSAQGADQLARWKAFRRFLLHFSTLTDAPVPSLVLWEEYLVYAVTLGVAREVIRQISVVYPDATQHGAFAGTWFATSGGGEGLSSLEALSSSFDGLMKMATSAASSGSGGGGGMSSGGGGGGGGGGGRAG
- the rpmB gene encoding 50S ribosomal protein L28 codes for the protein MSRMCAICGKTPVAGNNVSHSEIKTKRRWYPNLHRVRAMVSGTPRRISVCTRCLRSGKVTRAV
- a CDS encoding Asp23/Gls24 family envelope stress response protein; translated protein: MGKEMSTALGQIIIADDVIAAIAGMAATECYGLVGMAGRSIQDGIAELLGRENIARGVEVAVDGDEVKVDLYIIVEYGTRITEVANNVMDKVKYVLESMTGLRVSEVNITVQGVRVGAGRKERRR